The following is a genomic window from Bremerella alba.
ATAATCCGTGATTATTGACGGCAATCCGGTAGGTTCCTTCTTGCTTCAGTGGCACGTCGAACACGCTACGATAGCGTAAGGTGGCTTGGTTCTCCGCTTCCACGGTCGAACCGTCTGGTGCGGTGACCACTAGGTTGGTCAATCGAAGTGGAAAGTGGTTGAAGTAGAACAAGTCATTGGAAACCGCGGCATCGACTGTCACCAGCGGTTCCGCTCCGGAAAGGACGGTTTGCGATGGGAGCAACCAAACCTTATGGGCGAAGGCCGACAGCGGAAGGCAGACCAGCAGGGCGATCGCTGGAATGAAAGAACGAAGCATGAGAATATCTCCTGAAAGGGAAAGTAAGTGTTGAATAGAAGTTAAGGTGATTGATCGTTGTTCAAGGTGCTTTTCGCATGACTACGGTTTGAGTGTCAACGAAACCTTGCCGAGCTCTTCCTTACCACGCACTTCTTCTTTAAAAGGTTTGTCCTTAGGCCAGCTGAACGGAATCTCAAGTAATTCGCGGCCTCCGACTTCCCGAGCGGCTTCGACAATGAGCGTGTATTTGCCGGGTTTCAAAGTAGAAAGCTGCTTGTCCGAGTGGGAAAACTCTAACTCGTGCGTACCAGCCGGCCGCGTCGCTCCGCTGACTCCATCAACTGGAAGGTCAAGACTTCGACCTGTTCTTCGCCACCACTGACGTAGATCCGGCAGCCACTTCGTGCCGACTTCATCGCCAGCAGAATCCTGTTGGTACCAGACGGCCAGATTAGAGACGACTTTGCGATTTCCGTCTTGAACCCAGACCGCGATGTAAGGGCGGTGGTATTCTGAGACATTCAGCCGGGGGATCTCGACACGTACCTCCATCTCAGCCGCTGTTGCCCGATGAACAACAGGCAATACAAAGCATAATGTCACAAGGGCAAGGGGCAGTTTGCTCAGCATAGAAAATAAGCTCCTGAAGGAGATTTGAGGCTTCTTTAGTGGATAAACAGCATCGCCAAAAGCAATGGTAAGATCAGACCGAGAGTCACCAGTGGCCAGGTCATTCGACGGTGACGAGCGTGGAAATACAGCAAAAACAAGCCGGTAATGCAGAAGATCAGTGTGGCGACCGCGAACAAATCAATAAACCACTTCCAGGCAGTTCCCGTGTTGCGTCCCTTGTGCAAATCGTTGAAATAAGAGACCCAACCGCGATTGGTGTGTTCGTATTCGACGAAACCACTGGTTCGATCGATCGCGAGCCAAGCATCTGAACCGGGGCCTTGCATCGACAGATAGATCTCTTCGTCCGACCATTCCGCAGTTCGCGAGCCAATCGATTTCCCGAATTGAGCACTGAGCCAACCTGCCAATTCAGGAGGAAGCGGAGCGTTGCCATCGATCGAAAGCTCACTAAGCGACGTGAGCATGTCAGGTGGTATCTCGGCAGAAAGCGTTCTGACTACCGGCTCGACGGTTATCTCACTGGGGTGATTTAAAGTAATCCCAGTTATGGTGAACAGCAGCATTCCCATCAAGCAAAGGGCGGAACTGATCCAGTGCCATTGGATCATGGTACGCATCCAGTATGCCCGGCGTTTTTTATCGCGAACGGGCTGCGCGGTGGCCCCAGATATGTCGGACGACTTTACTTCTGCCAAGGTAGGATCTCGGAGTGAAGGCGGGTGAGACAGTATCTCAATAACGTCTATTTAGCGAGTCTATCCCCTTCGCACGCAATTAGCAAGCAGAGTAACTAAATCGAAAGAAGCGGTTCTTAAGCCGAGTAGCCACAGTCAGCGATATATATCATTAACTGGCTAACGACTGCCTTGCGAGTTAATTCGATGCCCGATATCTTAAAGGGAAATAGATCGCGTTTCTCATAGCGACTGCCAAGCCATATCTACCAGCTAGGCATAGCCATTAGGCAATTTCTGAACAGGCGTTTCGGATAACTTTTGTCACGAAACATTCCGCTTCAGTCGCTGCCGTGATTCCCCCAATCGCCGAATTTGGGCCTCACGAACTCCCTTTTTACTCGCCAGGAAGATGCATCTCGAAAGCCGCGTCATTGATTCTTTGATTTGAATCATAGCGGCAATCACGCAGATGTGATTTCTTCCAAGCAGCTCCACCGAAATCCTGATTGATCGAAGGACGACGTATGTCTAGCGAGAAGATATCCCAGGACGAAGCGATTCAAACAACTCCGTTGCGTGTCGATGACCTCGTCAAGACATTCCACCAAGGAACGAACTTGGTGAAGGCCTTGAACGGCGTTTCGCTCTCTGTTTCAAAAGGCGAGTTCACTGCCATCATGGGCCCTAGCGGCTGTGGCAAGAGCACACTGCTGCACGTCATGGCAGGTCTAACTCGACCTGAATCAGGTGCGGTTTGGGTGGAAGGAGAAAAACTGTCGAGCTTGTCTGACGCCAGGCTGACGGATTTTCGGCGTCGACGAATCGGACTGGTCTTCCAGCAGTTCAACTTGGTGGCAGCGTTGACCGCGCTGGAGAATGTGATGCTTCCTCTCATGGCAGAAGGGGGAAGGGGAACTGCGGGAGCGAAGGATAGAGCCAAGCAATTGCTCGATCGCCTGGGTCTTGGCGACCGTTTCGGGCATCGCCCCGACGCCATGAGTGGTGGCGAGCAACAGAGAGTGGCGATCGCTCGAGCCCTGGTTGCGGATCCGGCGATTATCCTGGCGGACGAACCAACAGGAAGTCTTGACTCGGGCAACGGCAACGCGATCTGTTCTCTGCTGAAGGAGCTGAATCAAGAGGAAGGACGAAGCATTGTCATGGTAACGCATGAGCCTGCCGTTGCGGCTTGGGCCGGTCGGGTTGTCGTGATGAAAGATGGTGTTGTTTGTTCCGATTGGCATGCTGAACAGTTCCCCGATGCCCAATCGTTAGCGATTCGGTATCAAGAAATTGTCTCCGGCCAAGCCGCGGTAGGTGCTGTATGAATCTGACATGGAAATTATTTCTCGCCCACGCGAGACAGCAAAAGGTTCGCTTTCTTCTAACTGCCATGGCAATGATCTCTGCAATTGGGGTCGTTTTGTGGGTAGTCTCCGCCTATGAGGCGATCGCTTCGCAATTCGACGAACAGACAGAAGACTTTGCGGGGAATTACACAACGTTCGTTGTGCCGAAAGATGCGGATCAGAGGATTTCGCAAGAGATAATCTCCGCCGTGTCGAACCATCCGGCCGTAGAGTCGGCTAATCCGGTAATCCAGTTCAAAATGATGTTCCGTCGCGCCGATCCATTACCAGATGGGGGTTCCTCACCGCGACGATTCTGGCCAAGTGTTGTAGGTACCAATTCCACCGGCTCCCGCTATCCACTTTTGGATGGAAGATGGCTTGATCCGAATACCGAGACCGAGACCGTCGTTAGCAGCGGCGTCGCGGACGCGCTTTCGTTGAAACCGGGTGACGCAATTCAATTTCGCACGGAAAGTGAAGAAGTCGTCAAGCTGAATGTGGTTGGCATCGTCCAGCAACCTGAAGCTGAAGTTGAGTTCGCGATGACGCGGACAAAAGGTGGAGCTCCTGGAGGTGTTAATCGTGGGCCGGCGTCGCTGGCAGCCTACGTGCCCAGACAATTGGTTTCCCGGCTAGTCGGCGTTGCAGATACTGCGAATTTATTGGAGGTTCGATTGAAGCCTTCCAAGAAAGCGGACGTGTTAGAGGAAACGATTGCTTCGGCCAGCCCGGCGGTGGAACTCCTTCGAACGGAGGATATCCGCTCGAAGATTTCGTCTGGATTTGAAGCAGAAGGGGCACGGAAGCAAGCGTATTTCGTCACGGCACTATCGATCCTAGCCTCGGCGTTCATTATCTTCACGACTCTTAGCATGGGGGTCAATGAACGCGCTCGACAAATGGCCGTGCTTCGCGCGGTGGGGCTTCGTCGCTCGCAAGTTGCTTGGCTCGTGTTGGCCGAAGCCCTGGTTCTGGCCATGTTTGGCTGGGTCGGAGGCATGGCCGGTGGTTGGTTCTTGCTGCAGATACTTGCCAATGCCACTCCGGATTTGTTCCCAAACGGTATCCAATTGGGAATGGCGAGCGTACTGTTGACGGGGCTCTGTTCATTTCTCGGCGCGCTTTTGGCCTCGGTGTTTCCCATTTGGAAGGCAACCCGCATTAGTCCCTTGGAAGCGATGGCTCCAACACCGATCCGTCCCAAGAACAGTCGGTGGTATGTTGGTGCCACGCTAGTCAGCTTGCTGTTGATTGCCGTCAATCCCGTGCTGGTCTATGCGGTATCCATGCCCGAACGGCTTCGATTCGTCTTGATTCTGTTACTGGGCGCACCGGCGACTATCCTGGGTTTTGCACTACTGGCTCCGCTCGTTGTACTTGGTGTCGAACGGCTTTGTAGTCCACTGATCGCCGTGACAATGCGGCTTCAACTAGGACTGGTCAAAAGCCAGCTGAGTACCAACATGTGGCGGACCACGGGAATTACGGCCTCGTTAATGCTGGGGCTGGGGCTTTATACGGCAACACAGGTGTGGGGCCATTCCATGCTCGGAGGGTTTCTGCCGGGACGTTGGACGCCAGACACGATTGTCAAGTTCGCCAACGGTCTACCGATCGAACAGTTTAAGCAGATCGCCCAGGTGAACGGAGTTAATCCCGAGCGTTGTATAAAAATTGCCGTCGAACAAACCAAACTCGTCGGCGATCCGCTCAAAGCGGCGGAACGAGATTCGGCCGTTCGACAAGACAACGTCTCCCTGATCGGGATCGATTGCGAAAAGGCTTTTTCCGGAAGCGATCCTCTGTTTCACCTTACGTTCCTGCAAGGCGACCAAGAGGAAGCACTCGCGAAACTAAAAGAGGGGCGTTATTGCTTGGTGCCGGATACGTTTGATCGTCTCGCTGGGCTGAAGGTAGGCGATCGGATCACGATGATTCCTCCTAATCGCCCTAAAGATCCGGTCGAATACACAATCGCCGGCATCGTTTCTATGCCTGGTTCCAACTGGATCACGAAAACCACGGGGCTTCGACGCCATTTCGTACGAACTGCAGGGATTGTTTTCGCTCCGGAAACCGAAGTTCGAGAAGACTTTGCCTTACCGGTACTCGAGTATCTCTGGCTGGATCCTGAATCGGACGTGACGGGCGAGCAATTGCAGAAGAACCTCATGTCGCTAGTTGCCGCAGGACCATCCGTCCAGGCTGAAGCACGTGAACCAGGAGGCATCGGGCCAGGACGCCGCGTCGGAGGCTTAGGACGCGATGAATTGCAGGTTACATCGCTGGAAGATGTTCGCAAAAGCATGCGGGGTCGTGGAGGCGCTGCAATTGCGGCAATGGGTTGGCTTCCGCTGATCACGCTTCTCGTGGTGTCGTTGGGAATTGTGAATACGATGGCGGCGTCGGTTCGCGCACGACGCTGGGAATTTGGCATCCTGCGAGCCGTTGGTTTACGACGCTTCGGTTTGGTCAAGCTTATCGTTTCAGAAGCGATCATGATCGGGCTGGTTGCCAGCGGTCTAAGCTTAGCATTTGGGATACTGACCGGATGGACCTGTCTGGGATTAGTCCGGTATGTCAGTAATCAATGGTTCGAGGGCGTTAGCACGCCGTTGGTTGTGCCGTGGTCCTCGCTTGTGTTTGGTTATGTTCTCACTTTTGTTCTTTGCTTTTTAGCGGCGATCTGGCCAGCGATCACATCAGGCAGGTCAGAACCTCTGTCGTTATTGCAGTCTGGTCGCGCATCTACATAGAACGACAACCATCTTATTTGGAAAGTACTCTGATGAATTTCTCTTCTCAGACGTCTCCACCGTTGGTGGTTGAGAGAGTCGTTAAGAAATTTAGGCGTGCCCAGACAGTCGTCACTGCGTTGAGCGGTGTCGACCTAACGGTTCGTGCAGGCGAGTTCATGGTCATCATGGGTGCTTCCGGATCAGGTAAGAGCACCTTACTGCACGCCATGGCGGGTTTGACCGATGTGGACGAAGGGAAAGTGCTTGTCAATGGTCAGGATCTTTCTCCGCTCAGCGATGTTCAATTGACTAAATTTCGCGGAAAAGAAATTGGGCTGGTATTCCAGGCTTTTAACCTGATTCCAAGTTTGAGCGCGGAAGAGAACATTCGACTGCCTGCTCCTGCCGGTAGCGATCTTGCCGAGCGTGTCGTTCAGCTACTTCAGCGGCTTAACCTCCAAGGCAGGAGACTTCATAAGCCTGGCGCATTATCAGGCGGAGAGCAACAACGCGTTGCCATCGCCAGAGCTTTGATCTGTGATCCGGCAATTGTTCTGGCGGACGAACCAACGGGAAGCCTCGACTATGACGCAGGACAGCATATTTGCCAACTGCTGCAGGAGTTGGCAAGGGACCATGGGCGTACCATTATCGCGGTTACTCACGAGCCGAATGTTGCTATGTGGGCGGATCGGGTAGTCGTAATGCGGGACGGGAGGAACGTCGACGAATTCAATCCTGACGGCTCTCGTGACCCGCAGAAGGTGGCCATTCAGTACCAAGGTTTGTTGCGTCGTCCGATGGAGTCCGTTTGATGCAGAAGGTGTTACCCCTGGCCTGGGCGTTTTTATGGGAGTCTCCAGTTCGCGTGATGCTCGCCATCGTGGCTACAGCGGCCGCGACATGCCTGGTTATCTGGATCGCAAGTGGCTACGACGCGTTAGAAAAAACGTTCGACGATTATGCCAATCTATCCATGGGACGCTACGAGTTGGCCATTGCGCCTATTGGCCTGAAAGAAGAAGCGTTCGTCCCACCGGAAGTGCTCGAGGACCTGAAGTCAGATACCCGTGTGACAATTGCTGATCCGATGTGGGTTTATCGTGCGGAAGTACTCCCGCCCAGATCCGCGAGCCGATCCGTTCATCGCGGCAGAGGCTCTGATGAAGATGGTCCGCCAAAGGGATTTGACGGAGGTCCGAATGCCAGACCTCCTGGTAGTTTGCCGGGTACGTTGTTGCTGATCACCGACGCCTCGGAAGCACCATTCGAGATGCTTCGAGGCGATTGGCTGTCTACGGAAGCAGTGAATGTACCGCAAGCGGTAGTCCGAACGGAGACGGCAGAAAGGATGGCGATTGATGTTGGCGATAGGCTGACGCTGAAGCAGGATGATCAAGATCATCAGTTGCAGGTGATTGGAATTCTCAATGCGCCTAAGCTGAAAGGGGCAGGGGATTCGGCTCTGACAATTCTCGCTCCCAGCAAAGGCGAGATCTTTATAACCAGTGCTGCTGCAGAACGGGTGCTGTCGAAACCCTTTAAGATTAGCCTGATTGCCATTTCGCTGAAGGAAGAAACCAATATCAACAAGTTTCGTTTCGGTTGGGCACCGCAGCTTGCCTCGTACGAGACGCCTGTCCAGTTCCAGCAAGCGTTTGAAGTGGAAGAGGCATTAGACCAGAGTTCAGCCGCGGCAAATGTTCGGCTTCAGTCCTTTGCCGCGACGGGTATTTCCATGTTGGTTGCGTTGCTGGTCGTGCTATGCACGCTGAGCATGGGAGTCAACGAACGTATCCGCCAATACGCGATTCTTCGGTCCCTTTCTTTTACACGCTTTCAGATCGCCCAGTTGATTGTATTAGAAGGTCTTTTCCTCGGCGGCCTTGGCTTACTAACCGGCCTTGCGATCAGTTGGGGCGTCCTATTAATTGTATCTAGTGCGGCTTCGCAAATGCTCGATCATGGCGTGATGCTGGGACGCTACAGCATCTTGCTCGCAATGGCGGCGACGCTAGGCGGGGCTGTACTCGCATCGCTGATACCTGCGTACAGGGCAATGCGTGTAAAACCCATCGACGCGATGGCTCCCTTCGTGGAAGTTTCTGGACAAAAATCGTTTTCGCGAGTCGGGCTCATGGTTGGGCTCGGTTTAATAGCCGTGAATCCAGTTTTGACTTTCCTCGTTCCTCCACCCTTCGAGGCCGAAATCCCAGTAATGATGACTGTTGGGTTCGTCTGTATGACAATCGGCTTTGTTTTGATTGCTCCCGCGATAGTTGTTGGAGTTGATCGGTCGCTCAGCCCTGGGCTGGCCCGCGTGATGAAAATCGATCGTAAGCTGCTGGCTTCGCAGATAACTAACCATTTGTGGCGAACGGTTGGGGCTTCAATTTCTCTGGCAGTCGGCGTTGGGCTTTTTATCGGAATTCAGGTTTGGGGATACACGATGCTGGAAGGGTTCATCCCGGGACCATGGACCCCCGATGCGCTTCTGCAATTCAATTCTGGCAGTCTTCTTCCCTCAGAAACGAGTGCTGTCGCGATTGTGCCAGGAATAGATCCAGAGCGAAGTTTTCCAATTGTCGTCGAGCAACCCCGCCTTAGTGAAGATCTGACCAACAGTGCAGAGCGTGCTTCGGTCATCCGTCAGGATAATATTGTCCTTGTCGGCATCGATGCGAAGAGAGCCTTCTCGGGAAGCGATCCATTTCTAAAGTTCGAGTGGGTGGAAGGTACGCCCGAAGAAGCAATTGGCAAACTGGCCTCCGGAAGAGGTTGCATCGTCCCTGATCACTTTCTGCGGGAGACGGGACTGAATCTCGGCGACTACTTCACATTAGTGCCGCCAGAGAACGCTGAGAAGGTTGTCTCTTATGAAATCGCAGGCGCCGTCAAGCTGCCAGGTTGGCATTGGCAGACCAAGCTGACAGGCTTCCGCACACGTACACATCGCGCCGCCGCACTGGTTTTTGCCAACTATGAACCGGTAGCGGAAGACTTTGACCTTTCGCAAGCGTCCCACCTCTGGTTCGATTTCACGTCGTTGGACGCCGACCCCCAAAAGATTCAAGAGCAGGCAAGTCAGCTTTACGCAAAAAGTAAAGAGATGAAGGACACCGGCGAGAACAATCGGGAAGAAGCTGACGTGCAAATTATCCCAGTCAATCAAATCAGGGAAAGAACGCGAGGAGCAGCTCGACGCTGGATTTGGTTGGTAAGCCAGGTCCCGCTTATCGCGTCGCTAATCGCTACTTTGGGTGTTCTCAATGTTTTCCTCGCGTCAGTTCGTGCACGCCGCTGGGAATTTGGTGTCTTAAGAGCCATCGGAATCACCAGCTCGACCATTATCCGTACTGTGTTGGCCGAAGGTCTTTTGATCGGCATATCGGCAGGTCTATTAAGTGTCAGTTTTGGCGTAATGTGTGGCTGGTGCGGATGCGGTATCGCGCAGTACATGAGCTTTTTTGGTGGTATGCATCCAGATCTTGTGATCCCGTGGGACGCCATCGCAATGGGGCTTATCGGGCTGGTCCTTCTTGCAACGCTCAGCGCTGCCTGGCCAGCCTATTCGATCGGGAAGACTCGTCCGCTTGTGTTGCTGCAAGAGGGCCGGAGTTCCATTTAACTGACCCTCGAACATCGTAGCTTGTTAACCATTGCATGGAATCTTATTGCCAGTCACTTTGTACAGACATTGATTCGGTAAAAACAAATTTATCGAATGGAATCGCTCTTGGTTGGGGGAAGTGCCTTGTGTCGTGCTTTTTCTAGTTGTCGATAGGTTGACGGCGAGACTCCCTTCAGCTTCAAGAATATGCGGTTAAAGTTTGAGAGATTCGAGAAGCCAGTGCGGTATGCGATCACACTAATCGGTTCAAGAGTTGTCTGTAAGAGTCGCGACGCATTCGAGATACGCACTTGGTTCACAAATTGGCTGAAACTAACGCCGGTGCATTTAGGAAAGTGTCGGCTGAAGGTGGCCTTGCTCATTTGAACTAAGTCGAGCACTTCCTGTAACTGGATATCGGTGTCGTAGTGTTCCATGATCCAGTTGACTGTCTTCTGCATCTCGACGTAGTTCACGATGCTTTGATGATTGTCGAAGCGGATAGTGGAAATCTGACGGGCTTGTTGCGTATGAATACTTGCTAGTGTTCCCAGCAATTGAATGAGCTGACCATGCGTTTCCAAGTGATTGGTGGGGATATTGGCGGCAAGGCCCCGTAAAATGCGTATCGATGCTTCACAGAATCGGGCGGGAATTTCGATGCCATTGGCAGCTCGCTCGACTAGCTTGACCATCTCGGTTCGACCGAGGTCCGTCAATGAATTCATGATTCGCGTATCACTGAACTGGACACACACGCCGGAAGAAGGGCCATGGAAGTCCCAGGAATGAGGAAGCCCCCGGCCTAACACGACTAAATCAGAATCGCCGGCGATCTCCTTGGTTTCATTCCCAACAACACGGACCCCATTGCCCGATTCCACCAAGGTAATTTCAACCTCGTAGTGCCAATGCCATTGGCCGCCGGTTCCTTGCATAGGCCTGAATTGGCCGATTTTCGCATCGAGCGTCTCGACCTGATTCACATCGGCATTCCAGCGCAGAATACGAAAGCATTCACTGGGTGGCAGGTCAATGGTTTCGTAGTTGATCGGCATGTGCTGCGGGTAAGAGAGGGGGTGACGCCACTTGCATTGGCTTAGGCGAGGATCTCTTGAATGACATTCCCGTGCACATCGGTCAGGCGACGTTCGAGTCCGTTGTAATAATACGTCAACCGCTCGTGGTCGAGTCCCAGCAGATGCAGGATCGTGGCATGGAAATCATGCACGTCGACGACGTTCTCCAGAGCCTTGTGGCCAAACTCGTCGGTCGCTCCAAAGGTGAAGGGGGCTTTCACGCCCGCCCCGGCCAGCCAGCATGTGAAGCCATCGGGATTGTGATCTCGACCGCTGGCGCCAAGCTGGAACGTCGGCATGCGTCCGAATTCTGTACACCAGACGACCAACGTATCCTCGAGTAGCCCACGCTGTTTCATGTCTTTCAGTAACGCGGCCGTCGGCTGATCGAGGACCGGGCCATGGACACTGTACTGCGATTCAAGTGACTTGTGTCCATCCCAGTTGCTCACTCCTTCGCCGCCTGTCTGGTAAGCACCATTGAAAAGCTGTACGAATCGCACGCCTTGCTCGACGAGCCTCCTGGCCAGAATGCAGTTTCGTGCGTAGGCGGCTTTCAATGTGTTCTGCGCGTCATCGGCACCGTACATCTTAAGCGTTTCTGCCGACTCAGTCGAAAGGTCACTCACTTCCGGTACCGTCATCTGCATGCGCGCGGCCAACTCGTAGCTTGAAATGCGCGCGGCCAATTCGGTATCGCCGGGAAACTGCTCGAGATGACGCTGATTTAAGTCATTAAGGAAGTTGCGTGTGGCTGTGTCGGTCTTTGCATTGATACCGGCAGGACGCTTTAAATTGCGAATCGGATTGTTGGCATTAAAGTCGGTGCCTTGATAGGCGGCAGGCAGAAAACCAGGCCCCCAGTTATTCACCGAGGCTTGTGGAGTACCCCGCGGATCAGGGATTGCGACATAGGCCGGCAAGTTTTGATTCTCACTTCCCAATGCATAAGTCGCCCAGGCGCCCATGCTGGGATACCCATCGAGCGTAAACCCGGTGGACATATAGTTCTCGCCCGGGCCGTGCGTGTTCGTTTTACCGGTAATGGAATGTAGAAAGCAAATGTCATCGGCCATCTCGCCCAAGTGGGGCACCAGGTCGGAAATCATTTTGCCCGACTGGCCGCATGGGCGAAACTTCCAGGGGCTTTTCGTAAGGTTGCCTTGTTGCCCCTGAAAGGTGACTAGTTTGTCAGCTCCCGGCATCGGTTGCCCGTGCCGTTTGAGAAGTTCCGGCTTGTAGTCGAACGTATCGAGGTGGCTGCATGCTCCGCTGCAAAAAATGACAATCACATTCTTGGCAGCGGCAGGCATGTGTGCGGGCCGCGCGGCGAAGGGGTGGCCTGCATCGATCTGCGGACGGATCGCCGACTTTCCTCCTACGGAGCGGGCATCCCCCGAACTTTCCCCCAGCAGTTTATCTTGGGCTAGCATCAAGGACAACGCGATGCTGCCCATACCAGTTGCCGTACTACTAAGGAACTTGCGGCGATCCAACATGTGGAGCCCCTGCGGCAGATTCGCAGCCTGATGGTTATTTTTGTGCGGTTTCATGGCCATCTCGTGCTGGGCTATTGGATAAACAGGAATTCGTTGCTATTGAGCAAGGCCCGGCAAAATGCGGTCAGTCCTTGCTGTTGGATAAATTCATGGCTTGTATCTTGCTCTTGCTGCGTCGGCGGTCGTCCGTAGCATAGCTCTATCGCCAGAGCGATTTGAGCCTCTGGTTGGGCGGCCTCATTTTTAAGCCGTTGCGCGAACAATTCGGCCTGCTGAAGCAGAAAGGGACTATTAAACAAGTTCAGCGCCTGCAGAGGTGTGGTCGACCGCGTTCGCTTGGCAATTGACGTTGCGGCATCGGGGCAATCGAATTGGCCGAAGACGGCATCCTTTTCCATACGCACTTTCGTCATGTAGACCATTCGCCGCCAGTCCTCCGGACCAAAGCTCTTCTTCGGGTGATAATGCCGAACGTTCTCGGCTTCGACTTGGAAGGCGCTGAATCCAGGGCCTCCCATGCTCAGGTCTAAGACACCAGATACGGCCAGAATCGAGTCACGTATGGGCTCTGCTTCCAATCGATGTGGCGGGTAACGCCATAAAAACTCTGTCCCTCCATCCACTTTTAAACCTGCCGAGTTGGGGCGACTCGACTGCTGGTAAGTAGCGGATTGCAAAATGAGCCGATGAATATACTTCAACGACCAATCGTTGCGTATCAATTCGGCCGCCAGCCAGTCCAATAGCCCTGGATGTGTCGGAGGAATTCCAGCAGCGCCAAAATCGCTAGGCGTATCGACTAGGCCCTTCCCGAAATGGAACTGCCAAAGCCTATTTACCATGACACGGGCTGTCAGAGGATTTTCCGGGGATGCGATCCACTGGGCCAGTTCTTTGCGTCGGTCCGCTTCCGAGCTATCGGCGGCCAACGGCAAACTCGTGAAGATCTCAGGCGCATTGGGGGGAACTTGCTCGCGTTTCTCCAACGGCTCGCCACGATACAGTCGATGCGTCGGACCTGGCTGCTTGTAGGTGCCAGAGTATACTCGATCGGGTTTGCTGGCAGATTTTAGCTGCGTTTGTACATGCTGAAGTTCGTCCAACCAAGCCTTCCCGGCGGCAGCCTGCTCTGCGGGCAAGTGGTCGAACCGATAGATCTTTTCCGCAGGCATGGTGGGCGCAGCTGTTGGCAAACGGTCGGACGAATGAGCGACCGTTCGCCACTGCATTCCGTCGAGCGAAGTCTCGATCCGGTAAAGGGTTGCCAGACGATCGGTGTACTTTCCCTCTTGGTCACGCGACCACTCAATGCGATCGATCATGTAGGTCTGGGGGAGTTCGATTTGCACCCAACCGGTTTTGCTATCGGCGATCCAGCTGAAATCATTCGAGTAACGGCCATCGTTGATGTGCTTCAGTTTGTGAATCGGGTGGCCTTTTAACGATCCTGAGG
Proteins encoded in this region:
- a CDS encoding AraC family transcriptional regulator codes for the protein MPINYETIDLPPSECFRILRWNADVNQVETLDAKIGQFRPMQGTGGQWHWHYEVEITLVESGNGVRVVGNETKEIAGDSDLVVLGRGLPHSWDFHGPSSGVCVQFSDTRIMNSLTDLGRTEMVKLVERAANGIEIPARFCEASIRILRGLAANIPTNHLETHGQLIQLLGTLASIHTQQARQISTIRFDNHQSIVNYVEMQKTVNWIMEHYDTDIQLQEVLDLVQMSKATFSRHFPKCTGVSFSQFVNQVRISNASRLLQTTLEPISVIAYRTGFSNLSNFNRIFLKLKGVSPSTYRQLEKARHKALPPTKSDSIR
- a CDS encoding ABC transporter permease, whose protein sequence is MQKVLPLAWAFLWESPVRVMLAIVATAAATCLVIWIASGYDALEKTFDDYANLSMGRYELAIAPIGLKEEAFVPPEVLEDLKSDTRVTIADPMWVYRAEVLPPRSASRSVHRGRGSDEDGPPKGFDGGPNARPPGSLPGTLLLITDASEAPFEMLRGDWLSTEAVNVPQAVVRTETAERMAIDVGDRLTLKQDDQDHQLQVIGILNAPKLKGAGDSALTILAPSKGEIFITSAAAERVLSKPFKISLIAISLKEETNINKFRFGWAPQLASYETPVQFQQAFEVEEALDQSSAAANVRLQSFAATGISMLVALLVVLCTLSMGVNERIRQYAILRSLSFTRFQIAQLIVLEGLFLGGLGLLTGLAISWGVLLIVSSAASQMLDHGVMLGRYSILLAMAATLGGAVLASLIPAYRAMRVKPIDAMAPFVEVSGQKSFSRVGLMVGLGLIAVNPVLTFLVPPPFEAEIPVMMTVGFVCMTIGFVLIAPAIVVGVDRSLSPGLARVMKIDRKLLASQITNHLWRTVGASISLAVGVGLFIGIQVWGYTMLEGFIPGPWTPDALLQFNSGSLLPSETSAVAIVPGIDPERSFPIVVEQPRLSEDLTNSAERASVIRQDNIVLVGIDAKRAFSGSDPFLKFEWVEGTPEEAIGKLASGRGCIVPDHFLRETGLNLGDYFTLVPPENAEKVVSYEIAGAVKLPGWHWQTKLTGFRTRTHRAAALVFANYEPVAEDFDLSQASHLWFDFTSLDADPQKIQEQASQLYAKSKEMKDTGENNREEADVQIIPVNQIRERTRGAARRWIWLVSQVPLIASLIATLGVLNVFLASVRARRWEFGVLRAIGITSSTIIRTVLAEGLLIGISAGLLSVSFGVMCGWCGCGIAQYMSFFGGMHPDLVIPWDAIAMGLIGLVLLATLSAAWPAYSIGKTRPLVLLQEGRSSI
- a CDS encoding DUF1501 domain-containing protein, encoding MKPHKNNHQAANLPQGLHMLDRRKFLSSTATGMGSIALSLMLAQDKLLGESSGDARSVGGKSAIRPQIDAGHPFAARPAHMPAAAKNVIVIFCSGACSHLDTFDYKPELLKRHGQPMPGADKLVTFQGQQGNLTKSPWKFRPCGQSGKMISDLVPHLGEMADDICFLHSITGKTNTHGPGENYMSTGFTLDGYPSMGAWATYALGSENQNLPAYVAIPDPRGTPQASVNNWGPGFLPAAYQGTDFNANNPIRNLKRPAGINAKTDTATRNFLNDLNQRHLEQFPGDTELAARISSYELAARMQMTVPEVSDLSTESAETLKMYGADDAQNTLKAAYARNCILARRLVEQGVRFVQLFNGAYQTGGEGVSNWDGHKSLESQYSVHGPVLDQPTAALLKDMKQRGLLEDTLVVWCTEFGRMPTFQLGASGRDHNPDGFTCWLAGAGVKAPFTFGATDEFGHKALENVVDVHDFHATILHLLGLDHERLTYYYNGLERRLTDVHGNVIQEILA